From one Methanomassiliicoccales archaeon genomic stretch:
- a CDS encoding V-type ATP synthase subunit I, whose translation MKDTIEVLYQLESVHLIDFSAEDAEEEGFSLGKPLPESSEASQKLLKLRSFEKDLDLESMDINDTMDIAKIDEDISNTIIGLEAEITGALESKNSIQGRINELEAEKAVLQNFQSIPLNLELYRDYDSLKVFTGKIRGDASAALKATVPQHELFTSTDGGFVAAFVPKAQADEAQKVLVQFGFTEVAPPTGSGSPQERLGKIEEELVALNGGMDDATNKLQELREKHALFVKAADEHLSIIVEKAETPLRVGTTDYTFALDAWIPTAKMPRVEKAIADKLAGRVHIEALEVMSRKEPHEHEEAVEEGHKATHVEEIPSKIENGKTARKFEFMARMLSTPKYREIDPTVTMMITIPIFFGLMVGDIGYGIPFMILGALGLRKCTSNEWRTISTLLFFGGIWATIFGIFMFGEAYGLHFAEQAHEMSWSSLLGIQLPHEIAIGGFEIPLGIYSKLHNVKEILYMTLWIGIAHLFIGFCIGFYNKAIRYGLKHAIIEKVSWLMILVGGAVLLLFLVDAMIRGVAVEMTDIRLLIAVPLMVVGIIVAYKGEGSGAILELPGLMGNIISYTRLAAIGMSKAGLALAFNTIAFEVIFGHDYLIPGSNNGDIVMLIAALAIFLIGHLTIFILAIISAGLHSLRLHYVEFFMKFYEGGGVDFNPLKVIRKYTIEKKGVSE comes from the coding sequence TTGAAGGACACCATTGAGGTGTTGTACCAGCTGGAATCCGTCCACCTTATCGACTTCAGCGCAGAGGACGCAGAGGAGGAAGGGTTCTCTCTTGGCAAACCGTTGCCCGAATCCTCCGAGGCCTCTCAGAAACTTCTGAAGCTCAGGTCGTTTGAGAAGGACCTGGACCTCGAGTCCATGGACATCAATGACACCATGGACATAGCCAAGATCGACGAGGACATCTCCAACACCATCATCGGCCTAGAGGCCGAGATCACCGGAGCCCTGGAGTCCAAGAACAGCATCCAGGGACGCATAAACGAGCTGGAGGCCGAGAAGGCCGTCCTGCAGAACTTCCAGAGCATCCCGCTTAACCTGGAACTTTACCGAGATTACGATTCTTTGAAGGTCTTCACCGGCAAGATACGCGGGGACGCCTCCGCGGCCCTGAAGGCCACCGTACCTCAGCACGAACTTTTCACCTCGACCGACGGCGGCTTCGTGGCCGCCTTCGTCCCCAAGGCCCAGGCCGACGAGGCCCAGAAGGTCTTGGTCCAGTTCGGTTTCACTGAAGTGGCACCTCCCACCGGGAGCGGCTCACCCCAGGAACGCCTAGGCAAGATCGAGGAAGAGCTCGTCGCCCTGAACGGAGGGATGGACGACGCTACCAACAAGCTGCAGGAGCTCAGGGAGAAGCACGCCCTATTCGTGAAGGCTGCCGACGAGCACCTTAGCATCATTGTGGAAAAGGCCGAGACGCCCCTGCGCGTCGGCACCACCGATTACACCTTTGCATTGGACGCCTGGATTCCCACCGCGAAGATGCCCAGGGTGGAGAAGGCCATCGCCGACAAGCTGGCCGGCAGGGTGCACATAGAAGCTCTGGAGGTAATGTCCCGCAAGGAGCCCCACGAGCACGAGGAAGCGGTCGAAGAAGGGCACAAAGCGACGCACGTGGAAGAGATCCCTTCCAAAATAGAAAACGGCAAGACCGCTAGAAAGTTCGAGTTCATGGCCCGGATGCTATCTACTCCCAAGTATCGGGAGATCGACCCCACCGTGACCATGATGATCACCATCCCCATATTCTTCGGGCTGATGGTCGGGGACATAGGCTACGGAATACCGTTCATGATCCTTGGCGCGCTGGGACTAAGGAAATGCACTTCTAACGAATGGAGAACAATATCCACACTTCTGTTCTTTGGTGGTATCTGGGCCACCATTTTCGGCATATTCATGTTCGGCGAAGCCTATGGGCTTCACTTCGCAGAACAGGCCCACGAGATGAGCTGGTCCTCGTTGCTTGGTATCCAATTACCGCATGAGATAGCCATCGGAGGGTTCGAGATACCCCTCGGCATCTACAGTAAGCTGCACAATGTCAAAGAGATACTGTACATGACCTTGTGGATCGGCATTGCCCACCTGTTCATAGGGTTCTGCATCGGATTCTACAACAAGGCCATCAGGTACGGTCTGAAGCACGCCATCATCGAGAAGGTAAGCTGGCTGATGATCCTGGTGGGCGGCGCCGTCCTGCTGCTCTTCCTGGTCGACGCTATGATCCGCGGGGTCGCCGTGGAGATGACCGACATACGCCTTCTCATCGCCGTGCCGTTAATGGTCGTCGGTATAATAGTGGCCTACAAGGGTGAGGGTTCCGGGGCCATCCTGGAGCTGCCCGGTCTCATGGGCAACATCATTTCCTACACTCGTTTGGCCGCCATAGGCATGTCCAAGGCCGGTCTGGCCTTGGCCTTCAACACCATAGCGTTCGAGGTAATATTCGGGCACGACTACCTCATACCCGGGTCGAACAATGGTGACATCGTGATGCTCATCGCCGCATTGGCAATATTCCTGATCGGCCACCTGACCATATTCATACTGGCCATCATATCGGCTGGATTGCACAGCCTCAGGTTGCACTACGTGGAGTTCTTCATGAAGTTCTACGAGGGCGGCGGTGTTGACTTCAATCCCTTAAAGGTGATCCGTAAGTATACGATAGAGAAAAAAGGAGTGAGTGAGTAA
- the ahaC gene encoding ATP synthase A1 subunit C: MLSVWGSKGNYAYVTARVKAKKSLLISKDNYPKLMLMDLNEIGRFLGETQYQVEMTELATKYDGVNLIELGTSRNLARVFTDILDYSKGDLREMLERYLMRWDIWNIKTVLRGKYYGASTEEIQEDIVAAGRFNEEYINVLISLETVEDVLKELKSKKGLAIPDDIVAEYNESKTLAPIEDYLDKLYYQDVLACVKCRDKAERLFKEFLRKEVDVTNLMTLMKLKKEGLTLERPEKYFIEGGEELEVKALVGLSKAESMDQLVSELTKYSFYVDIKDALEEFKQTGSLSPVSLAMQRRLLKQSQKFSHIYPLSVLPIMDFMLRKKQEVDNIRIIARCKESDLEPDQIKKLLVI, encoded by the coding sequence ATGTTGTCTGTTTGGGGTAGCAAGGGTAATTACGCCTACGTGACCGCCAGGGTCAAAGCCAAGAAGAGCCTGCTAATCTCCAAGGACAACTACCCCAAGCTTATGCTGATGGACCTGAACGAGATAGGCCGCTTCCTTGGTGAAACCCAGTACCAGGTCGAGATGACCGAGCTGGCCACCAAGTATGACGGCGTAAATCTCATCGAGCTCGGCACCAGCAGGAATTTAGCCAGAGTGTTCACGGACATACTGGATTACAGCAAAGGGGACCTCCGGGAGATGCTGGAGCGTTACCTGATGCGCTGGGACATTTGGAACATCAAGACGGTGCTCCGCGGCAAGTACTACGGTGCGTCAACGGAGGAGATTCAGGAGGACATAGTCGCCGCCGGGAGGTTCAACGAGGAGTACATCAACGTACTCATATCGCTGGAGACCGTCGAGGACGTCCTGAAGGAGCTCAAGAGCAAGAAGGGGTTGGCCATACCCGACGATATAGTCGCCGAGTACAACGAATCAAAGACGCTAGCTCCCATCGAGGACTACCTGGACAAGCTCTATTACCAGGATGTCCTGGCCTGTGTGAAGTGCCGGGACAAGGCCGAGCGCCTGTTCAAAGAGTTCCTGCGCAAGGAAGTAGACGTCACCAACCTGATGACGCTCATGAAGCTCAAGAAAGAAGGGCTCACCCTGGAAAGGCCGGAAAAGTACTTCATCGAGGGCGGCGAGGAACTGGAGGTAAAGGCGCTGGTCGGGCTCAGCAAGGCGGAGTCCATGGACCAACTGGTCAGCGAATTGACCAAGTATTCATTTTACGTAGATATCAAGGACGCGCTGGAGGAGTTCAAACAGACCGGCTCCCTGAGCCCGGTCAGCCTGGCGATGCAGAGGCGCCTCCTCAAGCAGTCACAAAAGTTCTCGCACATCTATCCGTTGTCCGTCCTGCCCATCATGGACTTCATGCTGAGGAAGAAACAGGAAGTGGATAACATAAGGATAATCGCGAGATGCAAGGAGAGCGATCTGGAACCGGACCAGATAAAAAAGCTGTTGGTGATATGA
- a CDS encoding S26 family signal peptidase, whose product MSELSGKIIGTIKRNRWPIAAVLIVALLFGGMVAYSGLWPPVYVVESASMQHSDEKSAIGLLDTGDLVVVKGTDGGGVRTYVECFPDGDKSFGDYGDVIVYEPYGRSDLTPIIHRAMLRLEYNETSKSFDAPSLAGLPADKWGNGVYEDGRWWDLSGIVEIYDVGYRLATLRVDLADLLSYYNTAGLSHDGIITMGDHNVRLSGNEWVGVYDQTSSAICRSPVEEEWIVGEAKLELPWLGLIKLWVNGNMPADTPDNSKTDLMVLVALLITVPLAFDITISVLRKKGIDPWAKLRNGIKRKK is encoded by the coding sequence TTGTCTGAGCTCTCTGGTAAGATAATAGGAACGATCAAGCGCAACCGTTGGCCCATCGCAGCCGTATTGATCGTGGCATTACTGTTCGGGGGGATGGTGGCTTACAGCGGGCTCTGGCCGCCTGTCTACGTCGTCGAATCGGCGAGCATGCAGCACAGCGACGAGAAGAGCGCCATCGGTCTTTTGGACACCGGGGACCTGGTCGTGGTCAAAGGAACTGACGGCGGGGGCGTGCGAACCTACGTCGAGTGCTTCCCAGACGGGGACAAGAGCTTCGGGGACTATGGAGATGTGATCGTTTATGAACCGTACGGTCGTTCTGACCTCACCCCAATCATCCATAGGGCCATGTTGCGCTTGGAGTACAACGAGACCTCGAAAAGCTTTGACGCCCCTTCACTGGCCGGCCTTCCGGCGGATAAGTGGGGGAACGGGGTCTACGAGGACGGTAGATGGTGGGACCTGTCCGGCATAGTGGAGATATACGACGTTGGATACCGGTTGGCCACGCTCCGGGTGGACCTGGCCGACCTGCTCTCCTATTACAACACGGCTGGGCTTAGCCACGACGGCATCATAACCATGGGCGACCACAACGTCAGACTTTCCGGGAACGAGTGGGTAGGCGTTTACGACCAGACCTCCTCCGCCATATGTCGCTCGCCGGTCGAGGAGGAATGGATCGTGGGAGAGGCCAAGCTCGAACTGCCCTGGCTGGGTCTGATCAAGCTCTGGGTTAACGGGAACATGCCCGCGGACACCCCGGACAACAGCAAGACCGACCTCATGGTCCTGGTTGCGCTGCTCATCACCGTGCCGCTGGCCTTTGACATCACCATCAGCGTCCTGAGGAAGAAGGGCATCGACCCCTGGGCCAAACTGAGGAACGGCATAAAAAGGAAGAAGTGA
- a CDS encoding V-type ATP synthase subunit D codes for MPTADVKPTRSELLEIKKKIKLTKSGYKILKMKRDGLILEFFKILEQAKDIRDKVNHDYQEAMERIAIAKAVDGAIAVQSSAFALKTHPELTLRSKNIMGIVVPEIEASSIRTPMDQRGYGVIGTSVYIDEAAKSFENLVETIIEAAEIETTMKKLLDEVEKTKRRVNALEFKVIPELQEAEAFIRLRLEEMERENTFRLKRVKQKAEARG; via the coding sequence ATGCCCACCGCCGACGTCAAACCGACCCGCTCCGAGCTCCTGGAGATCAAGAAAAAGATCAAGCTGACCAAGTCCGGCTACAAGATCCTGAAGATGAAGCGGGACGGCCTCATACTTGAGTTCTTCAAGATACTGGAGCAGGCTAAGGACATCCGGGACAAGGTCAACCACGATTACCAGGAGGCCATGGAGCGCATCGCCATAGCCAAGGCCGTGGACGGGGCCATAGCGGTGCAGAGCTCCGCCTTCGCCCTGAAGACCCACCCGGAGCTGACGCTGCGCTCCAAGAACATCATGGGCATCGTGGTGCCGGAGATCGAGGCCTCCTCCATCCGCACTCCCATGGACCAGCGCGGCTACGGCGTCATCGGCACCAGCGTCTACATCGACGAGGCGGCCAAGTCCTTCGAGAACCTGGTCGAGACGATAATCGAGGCGGCGGAGATCGAGACCACCATGAAGAAGCTGCTCGACGAGGTGGAGAAGACCAAGCGCCGGGTAAACGCCCTGGAGTTCAAGGTCATACCGGAACTGCAGGAGGCCGAAGCATTCATCAGGCTCCGCCTGGAAGAGATGGAGAGGGAGAACACCTTCCGGCTGAAGCGGGTCAAGCAGAAGGCGGAAGCGCGCGGCTGA
- a CDS encoding ATPase → MADAGLIAIGAGIAVGLTGLASAWAEKDIGSAAIGAMAENEKLFGKGLILTVIPETIVIFGMVVAILLWLNM, encoded by the coding sequence ATGGCAGACGCAGGTTTGATAGCAATAGGTGCTGGAATCGCAGTCGGACTAACTGGGTTGGCCTCCGCATGGGCGGAGAAAGACATCGGTTCGGCCGCCATCGGCGCCATGGCCGAGAACGAGAAGCTCTTCGGTAAGGGTCTCATCCTGACCGTTATCCCGGAAACCATCGTCATCTTCGGTATGGTCGTCGCGATTCTGCTCTGGCTCAACATGTGA
- a CDS encoding V-type ATP synthase subunit A, giving the protein MGKEGVIYRVAGPVVTAVGISPRMYDVILVGKEKLMGEVIKIVGDKTVIQVYEDTSGVRPGEKVVDTEQPLVAELGPGLLGSVYDGIQRPLPVLMAKMGNFIERGVTAPGLDHGVKWPFTPTVKQGDKVTAGHIIGTVPERAITHKVMVPPGINGTVDMIKSGDFTVDDIVAVIDGKEVRMMQKWPVRRGRPFQKKMAPEEPLITGQRVLDTLFPLTKGGTGAIPGGFGTGKTVTQQQLAKWSDAEIVVYIGCGERGNEMTEVLTSFPKLTDPKTGKPLMNRTVLIANTSNMPVAAREASVYTGMTIAEYFRDMGLNVSLMADSTSRWAEAMREISSRLEEMPGEEGYPAYLSARLSEFYERAGRVIALSGSTGSISVVGAVSPPGGDLSEPVTQNTLRIVRVFWALDTKLRERRHFPAINWLTSYSLYSGQLDGWYKKNVAEDFPELRNWAIGLLQKEAELQEIVQLVGSDALPDEQKLTLEITRMIREIFLQQNAYHPVDTYSPMSRQYTYLKLINRFAANASKAVENEVSVEAIANMNLRNRLAKSKFEENIDDELKAISETMDKEFEALGGK; this is encoded by the coding sequence ATGGGAAAAGAAGGCGTGATCTATAGAGTCGCAGGCCCTGTGGTAACGGCGGTCGGCATTTCGCCTAGGATGTACGATGTTATCCTGGTGGGCAAGGAAAAGCTCATGGGAGAGGTCATCAAGATCGTGGGCGACAAGACCGTCATCCAGGTGTACGAAGATACCTCGGGCGTTCGACCAGGTGAGAAGGTCGTCGATACCGAACAGCCCCTCGTGGCCGAGCTGGGACCCGGGCTGCTGGGCTCCGTCTATGACGGTATCCAGAGGCCATTGCCGGTCCTGATGGCCAAGATGGGCAATTTCATTGAGAGAGGAGTTACCGCTCCCGGTCTGGACCACGGCGTCAAGTGGCCCTTCACCCCCACGGTGAAGCAGGGCGACAAGGTGACCGCGGGCCATATAATCGGTACTGTTCCGGAAAGGGCCATCACCCACAAGGTCATGGTGCCCCCTGGAATCAACGGCACCGTGGACATGATCAAGTCCGGTGATTTCACGGTGGACGACATCGTGGCCGTGATCGATGGAAAAGAGGTCCGCATGATGCAGAAGTGGCCCGTTAGGCGTGGCCGGCCGTTCCAAAAGAAGATGGCCCCCGAGGAGCCGCTCATCACCGGGCAGCGCGTGCTCGACACCCTATTCCCGTTGACCAAGGGAGGCACTGGTGCCATCCCCGGCGGTTTCGGTACCGGAAAGACGGTCACGCAGCAGCAGCTAGCCAAATGGTCCGATGCGGAAATCGTCGTATACATCGGTTGCGGCGAGCGCGGCAACGAGATGACCGAGGTTCTTACCTCCTTCCCGAAGCTGACCGACCCCAAGACCGGCAAGCCCCTGATGAACAGGACCGTGCTCATCGCCAACACTTCCAACATGCCCGTGGCCGCTCGCGAAGCGAGCGTATACACCGGCATGACCATCGCCGAATACTTCCGTGACATGGGGTTGAACGTCTCACTGATGGCCGACTCGACCTCCAGATGGGCCGAGGCCATGAGGGAGATATCCTCCAGGCTGGAAGAGATGCCTGGTGAAGAAGGATACCCCGCTTATCTATCGGCCAGGCTCTCCGAGTTCTACGAGAGGGCTGGCAGGGTCATAGCGCTATCCGGTAGCACCGGGTCCATCTCCGTCGTGGGAGCCGTTTCCCCGCCGGGCGGTGACCTGAGCGAGCCGGTTACGCAGAACACCCTGCGTATCGTGCGCGTCTTCTGGGCCCTCGACACCAAGTTGAGGGAGAGGAGGCACTTCCCGGCCATCAACTGGCTCACGTCGTATTCGCTGTACTCCGGACAATTGGACGGCTGGTACAAGAAGAACGTGGCCGAGGACTTCCCGGAGCTGCGCAACTGGGCCATCGGGCTTCTACAGAAGGAGGCCGAGCTTCAGGAGATCGTGCAGCTGGTCGGTTCAGACGCGTTGCCGGACGAGCAGAAACTGACCTTGGAGATCACCAGGATGATCCGCGAGATATTCCTGCAGCAGAACGCCTACCACCCCGTGGACACCTACTCCCCGATGAGCAGGCAGTACACTTACCTGAAGCTGATCAACAGGTTCGCCGCCAACGCCTCCAAGGCCGTGGAGAACGAGGTTTCCGTGGAGGCCATCGCCAACATGAACCTGCGCAACCGCCTAGCCAAGTCCAAGTTCGAGGAGAACATCGATGACGAGCTGAAGGCCATATCCGAGACCATGGACAAGGAGTTCGAAGCCCTGGGAGGTAAGTAA
- a CDS encoding V-type ATP synthase subunit E family protein: MALDEVIGNITESAQAKARELDAETEKERTAILKQADEKVAAKRLAQQKELEVALKRLKQQEISSAELEAKRIVLNAKKDVMDRSFQVALSSLLNMDEGNRRRMYHKILDGGKAVIKSPKVYCPRGESKLISGVTGLGKVEETDMETGLILEDASGTVRLDYRFRVLLESVWDKELKNVSNILFG, from the coding sequence ATGGCATTGGATGAAGTGATAGGTAACATAACGGAGAGCGCCCAGGCCAAGGCCCGGGAGCTTGACGCTGAGACGGAGAAGGAGCGGACCGCCATCCTCAAGCAAGCCGACGAGAAGGTCGCCGCCAAGAGGCTGGCCCAGCAGAAGGAGCTGGAGGTCGCCCTGAAGCGCCTGAAACAACAGGAGATATCCAGTGCCGAGCTTGAAGCGAAGAGGATCGTCCTGAACGCCAAGAAGGACGTCATGGACAGATCGTTCCAGGTGGCTCTAAGCTCACTGCTCAACATGGACGAAGGGAACCGGAGGCGCATGTACCATAAGATACTTGACGGCGGCAAGGCCGTCATCAAATCTCCCAAGGTATACTGCCCCCGTGGCGAGTCCAAGTTGATCAGTGGAGTGACGGGTCTGGGAAAGGTAGAGGAAACCGACATGGAAACCGGGCTCATACTAGAGGATGCCTCGGGCACAGTTCGGCTAGACTACCGTTTCCGGGTCCTCCTGGAGAGTGTTTGGGACAAGGAACTGAAGAACGTCTCAAACATATTGTTCGGGTGA
- a CDS encoding V-type ATP synthase subunit B — protein MTTKEYRTITQIAGPLVFVEKTEPVGFNELAVVTLPNGTERMGQVLDSSDDVVVIQMFEGTSGIPRTAGARFLGETMKMPVSKDMLGRILSGSGKPLDGGPAIVPEDRLEIIGAAINPWARDNPQEFIQTGISTIDGMNTLVRGQKLPIFSGSGLPHNEIALQIARQAKVLGGTEDFAVVFAAMGITNEEAQYFMKDFERTGALKRAVVFLNLADDPAIERIITPRLALTTAEYLAFTLDMHVLVILTDLTNYCEALRQIGAAREEVPGRRGYPGYMYTDLATLYERAGRIKGKKGSITQIPILSMPGDDITHPIPDLTGYITEGQIVAKRELVRAGIYPPIDVGSSLSRLMNEGIGPGRTREDHKAVSDQCYAAYAEGRDLRGLVAIVGKDALSERDRKFLEFADEFEKRFVRQGREEDRTIEVTLDLMWELLASLDERQLVRIDRKYIEKYHPKYRQKE, from the coding sequence ATGACAACCAAGGAGTACCGCACGATCACCCAGATCGCCGGGCCGCTGGTCTTCGTGGAGAAGACCGAGCCCGTTGGATTCAACGAATTGGCCGTGGTCACACTGCCCAACGGCACCGAGAGGATGGGGCAGGTCCTGGACAGCTCCGATGATGTCGTGGTCATCCAGATGTTCGAAGGCACGTCCGGTATCCCCCGGACCGCAGGCGCCCGCTTCTTGGGCGAAACGATGAAGATGCCCGTGTCCAAGGACATGCTGGGCAGAATCCTGTCCGGCTCCGGCAAGCCCCTCGACGGCGGCCCGGCCATCGTGCCCGAGGACCGCCTGGAGATAATCGGCGCGGCCATCAATCCCTGGGCCCGCGACAACCCTCAGGAGTTCATTCAGACCGGCATTTCCACCATCGACGGCATGAACACCCTGGTCAGGGGGCAGAAGCTGCCCATCTTCTCCGGGTCCGGTCTACCGCATAACGAAATAGCTTTGCAGATCGCCCGCCAGGCGAAAGTGCTCGGAGGTACCGAGGACTTCGCCGTAGTGTTCGCGGCCATGGGCATCACGAACGAAGAGGCGCAGTACTTCATGAAGGACTTCGAGAGGACCGGCGCCCTGAAGCGCGCCGTGGTGTTCCTGAACCTGGCCGACGACCCGGCCATCGAGAGGATCATCACTCCACGGCTGGCCCTCACCACCGCGGAGTACTTGGCTTTCACCCTGGACATGCACGTGCTAGTCATATTGACCGACCTTACGAACTACTGCGAGGCGCTGAGGCAGATCGGCGCCGCCCGTGAGGAAGTGCCCGGTCGTCGCGGCTATCCAGGGTACATGTACACCGACCTGGCAACCCTATACGAAAGGGCCGGGAGGATCAAGGGCAAGAAGGGAAGCATCACCCAGATCCCCATCCTGTCCATGCCCGGGGACGATATCACCCACCCCATACCAGACCTGACCGGATACATCACCGAGGGCCAGATCGTGGCCAAGAGAGAGCTGGTCAGGGCAGGCATCTACCCGCCCATCGATGTCGGTTCGTCCCTCTCCAGGCTGATGAACGAGGGTATCGGTCCGGGACGTACCAGGGAGGACCACAAGGCCGTCTCTGACCAATGCTACGCCGCTTATGCGGAAGGACGAGACCTGCGCGGTCTGGTGGCCATAGTCGGCAAGGACGCGCTGTCGGAAAGGGACCGTAAGTTCCTGGAGTTCGCCGACGAGTTCGAGAAGCGCTTCGTCCGGCAGGGCCGGGAAGAGGACCGCACCATCGAGGTCACCCTGGACCTGATGTGGGAGCTTCTGGCCTCCCTCGACGAGAGGCAGCTGGTCAGGATCGACCGCAAGTACATCGAGAAGTACCACCCGAAGTACCGCCAGAAGGAGTAA
- a CDS encoding DNA-directed DNA polymerase II small subunit yields MRSSVVEALANEGFLLDQEAEEFILSQPSPLQFARQAIHQMQYQPLVVTLRDLRTVVRVDAPRFESLPTPGSPARRRLGEVEVLRDITSHSDCLASVEGFARYFQDRYATLRGLIARRRDMAGAISIQRALDPNRLQGDGELKVIGMVNEVRETRSGDKIIEIEDDTGKCTVMVPKDNKVAKDSVLLDEVIGVVGKLTRKDHKMILKELIRPDVPFGSGMEVSGSTAQVAFMSDVHIGSNTFLEERWNDMVSWLRTEAQDLDLRYLVISGDCVDGVGIFPGQEEELLIEDVIDQYKALAEHLKDVPDDVRIVMQPGNHDMVRPAEPQPALSYEVAKLFDSNVLQIGNPAYLRIEGRTILSYHGKSFDDLVSGIKGLSYNQPLKAMEEMLKRRHLAPTYGGKTPFAPERKDYLVIEEVPDIFVTGHVHAAGLSNYNGVRLINASTWQDQTSFQKMHNFVPDPAKLTLVHLGTGKMSQADF; encoded by the coding sequence ATGCGGAGCAGTGTGGTAGAGGCCCTGGCCAACGAGGGTTTTCTCCTGGACCAGGAGGCCGAGGAGTTCATCTTGTCGCAGCCTTCGCCGCTGCAGTTCGCCCGTCAGGCCATACACCAGATGCAGTACCAGCCCCTGGTGGTGACGTTGCGGGACCTGCGCACGGTCGTTCGTGTCGACGCCCCGCGCTTCGAGTCGCTGCCGACCCCGGGGTCGCCCGCCAGGCGGCGCTTGGGGGAGGTGGAGGTGCTGCGGGACATCACCTCACATTCCGATTGCCTGGCCTCCGTGGAGGGCTTCGCCCGCTATTTCCAGGACCGCTACGCGACGTTGCGAGGGTTGATCGCCCGACGGCGGGATATGGCCGGAGCCATAAGTATCCAGAGGGCGTTGGACCCCAACAGGCTGCAGGGCGATGGCGAGCTCAAGGTCATCGGCATGGTCAACGAGGTCCGGGAGACCCGCAGCGGGGATAAGATAATCGAGATCGAGGACGACACCGGCAAGTGCACAGTGATGGTGCCCAAGGATAACAAGGTAGCCAAGGACTCGGTGCTGCTGGACGAGGTCATCGGGGTGGTGGGCAAGCTGACGCGCAAGGACCACAAGATGATCCTGAAGGAGCTCATCCGCCCGGACGTGCCTTTCGGGTCGGGCATGGAGGTCAGCGGCTCCACGGCCCAGGTGGCCTTCATGTCCGACGTGCACATCGGCAGCAACACCTTCCTGGAGGAACGCTGGAATGACATGGTCTCCTGGCTCAGGACGGAGGCCCAGGACCTGGACCTGCGCTATTTGGTCATATCCGGCGATTGCGTGGACGGCGTGGGCATCTTCCCGGGGCAGGAGGAGGAGCTGCTGATCGAGGACGTCATCGATCAGTACAAGGCCCTGGCCGAGCACCTCAAGGACGTTCCGGACGACGTACGCATCGTGATGCAGCCAGGGAATCATGACATGGTGCGCCCGGCGGAACCGCAGCCGGCGCTGAGCTATGAGGTGGCCAAGTTGTTCGATTCCAACGTGCTCCAGATAGGCAACCCAGCCTACCTCAGGATAGAGGGGAGGACCATATTGAGCTACCACGGCAAGAGCTTCGACGACCTGGTCAGCGGCATCAAGGGGCTGTCATACAATCAACCGCTCAAGGCCATGGAGGAGATGTTAAAAAGAAGACATCTAGCTCCTACGTACGGTGGGAAGACGCCCTTCGCCCCGGAGCGCAAGGACTATCTGGTGATCGAGGAGGTCCCGGACATCTTCGTCACCGGGCACGTGCACGCCGCGGGCCTATCCAACTACAACGGCGTGCGGCTGATCAACGCCTCCACCTGGCAGGACCAGACCTCCTTCCAGAAGATGCACAACTTCGTGCCGGACCCGGCCAAGCTGACCCTGGTGCACCTGGGGACGGGAAAGATGTCCCAGGCCGATTTCTGA
- a CDS encoding V-type ATP synthase subunit F: MDIAVLGSDEFVLGFRLGGVKRIYTAKSKDYETKALELIGDSTIGVLAIDSSDLELLSPNARKKIMESIAPVVVMVGKAESDLREKVKRAIGVDLYKTN, encoded by the coding sequence ATGGACATTGCGGTATTAGGTAGCGACGAGTTCGTATTAGGGTTCCGGCTGGGCGGAGTGAAGCGCATCTACACCGCCAAATCCAAGGATTACGAGACCAAGGCGCTGGAGCTCATAGGCGACAGCACCATTGGCGTGCTAGCAATCGATTCCTCCGACCTGGAGCTCTTGAGCCCCAACGCCCGGAAGAAAATCATGGAGAGCATCGCCCCCGTCGTGGTGATGGTGGGCAAGGCCGAGAGCGACCTCAGGGAGAAGGTCAAGCGGGCCATCGGTGTTGATCTGTACAAAACTAATTGA
- a CDS encoding cytidine/deoxycytidylate deaminase family protein, whose amino-acid sequence MSDRPDNDTYFMRMAELAATRSTCLRRQVGAVIVKEKRVLTTGYNGAPRGLRHCEEVGCVRKQNNIESGTRHELCRGVHAEQNAVIQGAYFGISIKGATIYTTNFPCVLCAKILLNAGIEEIVYLDTYIDELSKSILNEAGIKVRQYVKPVLK is encoded by the coding sequence ATGAGCGACCGGCCGGACAACGACACCTACTTCATGCGCATGGCCGAGCTGGCGGCCACCCGTTCCACCTGCCTGCGCCGCCAGGTGGGGGCGGTCATCGTGAAGGAGAAGAGGGTGCTCACCACCGGATATAACGGTGCGCCCCGCGGCCTTCGCCACTGCGAGGAAGTTGGCTGCGTCCGTAAGCAGAACAACATAGAGTCCGGAACGCGCCACGAACTTTGCCGGGGTGTGCACGCCGAACAGAACGCGGTGATCCAAGGGGCCTATTTCGGGATTAGCATCAAGGGCGCGACCATCTACACTACCAACTTCCCCTGCGTGCTCTGCGCCAAGATCCTGCTGAACGCAGGTATAGAGGAGATAGTTTACCTCGACACCTACATCGACGAGCTATCGAAGAGCATCTTAAACGAGGCCGGGATCAAGGTTAGACAATACGTTAAACCTGTATTAAAATAG